Within the Camelus dromedarius isolate mCamDro1 chromosome 2, mCamDro1.pat, whole genome shotgun sequence genome, the region catattttaaaatactaatctTTCCTAGTGTTTTCTCAGTGTTCATGGTAAGAGCAATGATCTTTTGCAACCTTCTACATCCAACCTGAAAATAGAATCAAAATAAGCATTTCTAAAAACTGAAattagacactttttttttaatatatatgagtCAACCTATTAGGACAAAGAAGAGTCTACACTTTATTCTTCTCCCAACATGAAACACAAAAACCTTTTATGTTGTGTCATAGTGTCAAGCACTAGATTTAATCAACATTTAACGTTTATTTCTCTTAAGGGTACCAAGTCTGGTGGCAGGTAAacaataaactgatttttttcccttcttttcgcAATATTTCAGATTTTGACTATTTGAACTTTCCATCAGAATAATGTCAAGTGATACCGTAAGATCAGTAGAACGTTCATCTAGAAGTCATCAGAAAAATGATCTACAACAGGTTTCTGATAGAATATTTTTCATCGATGCTTCTAATCAGAACTTGGCTACCATTCCAGCAGAGATCTTAGAATTAAAAGGATTAGAGGAGGTGCATCTGGAAAACAACCAGATTGCAGAAATCCCCGAGGATATTCAGCATTTAAGGAATGTCAGAATCCTCTACCTGAACAAGAACAAGGTGAGGAACCTGTGCCCCGAGCTGGCGAAGCTGAGCAACCTGGAGGGCCTGGACCTGAGCGACAACCCGCTCCTAGCCTCGGCCCTTCCTGTGCTCAGCGGCATCCGCAAGCTGCGAGAGCTCCGCCTCTACCACACGGACCTGCAGGAGATCCCCATCGTCATCTGTAAACTCCTCCACCACCTCGAGCTGCTCGGACTGGCCGGAAACCACCTGAAATCTCTGCCCAAGGAAATAGTGAACCAGACCAAACTGAGGGAGATCCACCTGAAACAGAACCAGTTTGAAGCCTTCCCTCTGGAGCTGTGCGTTCTCGACAACCTGGAGATCATCGACCTGGATGAGAACAAGCTGACTGTCATCCCAGAAGAGATTGGGAACCTGACGAAGCTGAAGAAGTTCTACGTGGCTTACAACAGCTTGCCTGTGCTCCCCGAGTCGCTGTGCCAGTGTACCAAGCTGTCGGTGCTGGATTTATCCTACAACCGCCTGCACGCCGTGCCGCACACCCTGGCCGAGCTCTCGCAGATGACGGAGGTCGGGCTGAGCGGGAACCCCCTGGAGAAGGTGCCGCACCTCGTCTGCAGGTGGACGTCGCTGCACCTGCTGTACCTGCGCAACACGAGCCTGCGGGTGCTGCGGCGCTGCTGCCGGCGCCTGGTCGGCCTGCGCTTCCTGGATCTCAGCCAGAACCACCTGGAACGCTGTCCACTGCAGATCTCTGCGCTGAAGAACCTGGAAATCCTGGCGCTGGACGATAATAAAATAAGCCAGGTACTGATTCCCTTCCTGGCTGCCACTATGCTCCCATCAGGGGCCCTTCCGGCTCGAAATTGGTATGGTTCTGGGTCTGAACAGGAGAAAATTCGAACTGGGTTTATGGGTGAAAATCTGGACTTAACAAATATCTCCAACAAGTTCATCGTTTATGTTACTTTAACCCCCCTGAATAGCAGTAGTAATGTGATGTTTATTAACAATGGgtaggtgccaggcactgagctaaatgttttctatatattacctcatttaatactcacaagaACTTTTCGATGTCGGTGATAATATCCTCAATCAtatatgaggaaaatgaggcgTGGCGAGCTTAACTTGTCAGGGCCACACACTGGCACGTGATAGAGCCAGCATTCTAACCCacagctgctgggctgcagggcccATCTCCTTAACAAAGACCCCTCCGAAAAAGGCTTCCTGAAACAGCAGAATTTTCTGACACATACAGCCTTAGGCCTTAATGTTCCATTGGTGGGAAACTACAAAACCAGATATGTACGTAGAGAAACTCCCCTACATGTGCAGGGTGGTGAGTTCAAAAGCCTTCATCATAGCATTGTTGATAATCATGAAGTATGGGAGATAATCTAAATGCCAACTGGTAGACAGAGTCACATGTAACTTGTGGTATactcataaaatggaatactgtaCAATAATGTAAGTGAACTGAAGCTTTATGTGCCAACGTGGATAGATCTCAAAATTGTGGTATTTATTAAAAAAGTCAAGCACCTACTTGCAGAACCTTGCATCATATATAAATCTTTAATCACACAAAACTACATATACACAGCAcatattttatggattttttatatgtaataaaaatataaaaataagtggTGGAAAAAAGCTCACTAAATTCCTGATAATGGCTACCTCTGGGGAGAGGGGGGAAGTCAGGGAAATGAGGAGGGGATGGTAGGAGAAGTCAACTTTCATTGCAGTGTTCCATTTGGTTTATTAGTGAAAAGTTTGGGCAGTGGGTTCAGCTGCCTGTTtccttattatattttaatatctgaaaatttcaaagaacagagttctgttaaaaagcaagagacaactgtagagagagagaaagggagatttGGTGATCAGCAGCTCTAATCAAATAATAGGTCTGTTTTTCCTGGCCATGAACACCACACTCATGTGTACCCCATACATTACAAAAGTCCTAGCCttaaagttggttttttttttttaaatctttttgctCAGTTTTCAATTTCTAGAGCTTTGTTGAGGGGAGAGGTTTGGTTTTCCTCACTGCTATAGAGTTTTAAAACTGACTTTCAGGAGGTAAACATTTTGAGGATGACTTTTAAGATTTAGGAAGAGAAACTAGGACTCAATCTCTAATTGGGAAACAACCCACTTTGGAGGATTTTCGAGGTTGTATAAGAACCCTCTGCTCATCCTCCCCATACCCCACTATCCTGCCACTGATATAAGAAGGTCCTTTTATAGCAAACGAAGTCTGTCATTCCACAGTGGGagtaaaattctcaaaatataaaGTGCCCTTGGGATGTATAACACGATTCACTTAAATCCTATTGAGTCATTCCTGCTACCTAATCCTTCCCTGTGAGACATTTTAAGAGTTCAGGATGGAGGAGGGAATCACACACAGATGGCTCCTTACCAAAGTTAAGCCTCATCCAATACCAAGTTTTACTGCAAGTCAAACTGCACCAAAATGTGGGCATGATCAATGTTAGGATGTTGAACCTGAAAATCTCTATGTACCACTGCTTATCGTTCTTCAGTTCTTATGATGGTATTTCTGTGTTGTCTTCTTTTCTCAACTTCCTATTATGCCAGCCCCTCCAGAAACCTCCCCATGCATTTCTCTCCGTAATGACACATGACCTCTAAGTCAGCTCCTTATCTCTCCCACCCCAAAGATTTACCTCCTGGGTTCCTGGAGCCTGAAGCCTAGCCAGTAGCTTTTGCTTGCCTAGGGGGAGGCAAAAATAGTTGACTTTCAGTGTGAATCTAGATGGATTTTATTTGTATGGTAAATTTCTATTAAAGGAGAAAGCTCAACCTCAAAATAGCTACCGTTCAGTTATAATGTCAGCAATAATTGTTCTCATTTGGCACAGTGCAGGTTTTCTGTACACCCAAATTTATTTCCACTATACTTTAACATGACTATGATGGGATTAATTATTGGATCTTGAATATCCtgacaaaaaaaatcattaaacatTCAATGGgctcctgaaaaagaaaagctaaaccTATGAGCTAAGTAAACAACAGTAAGAGTGAATGACTAGGTTACAATGAAGTGGTTGGATTGAAGACTCACTCCCCATTATTTTGGACTGCATTGAATGCAGATGCTTTGCATGGAAGGGATCTAAGGGCCTGAAGAATTTTGAAATAGCTGAGAAGGGAAGCTTCAACATCAATTTCTTTGGAGGTGGGCTTGTTctgaggttttttaaaatgtaaataaataaataaacctgtaTATATAGCATACTTATagaactttaaagaaaattttttatttttatagcatttttaagaaaatgagccCTAACCCTacacaataaagagaaaaatgtcttatGGCAGTTTCCAGGTGTGTGAAACATTTGGCTGGTAGATCAGAAGAAAGCCCACTATGGGGATAACTATTCCCTAATTATTTATCCATTCCACCCACTGTAGAGAGGTGAGCTGAGCTGAACTCTTCTAACCATTCTCATGAAAGGTAGAGTGGTAGATGAGGGAATGGATGGAAGGAAAGTCCAAGAACTAAAGCAAGGACCCGTGAGGACTCCCAGTGAGGAATAAAGCCACATAAGGGAACTATGTTTCAAATGAGTTAAGAAGCTATTAAGATACACACCTGGGCCTTTTTTTCTACAAGAAAATAAGCATCTCTAACATAATCAAAAGAATGATCGTGTCACATATTTTAAGAATGAGATTTTTCCATGTGGTTCCAGAAGGCCAGAAAGAGGCCATTGGTGGATGTAAATATTGATGCAGATTTTGGCTTGACAGGAGAAAGAAATATGATAAGTAGTGGTATTTATCCAGTGAGCTTTTCATCCCAGCAGGTGGTGTTTAAACAAGAGCTGGATGGCTAGCTGCCATATTAGAGGGTTACAACAGGGACCTTTTTAAGACCTTCCAAATCTGAAAGTCTGGGAGTCTGTGAAATGCCTGCCTGATACCAGGACAGACAGC harbors:
- the LRRIQ4 gene encoding leucine-rich repeat and IQ domain-containing protein 4, translated to MSSDTVRSVERSSRSHQKNDLQQVSDRIFFIDASNQNLATIPAEILELKGLEEVHLENNQIAEIPEDIQHLRNVRILYLNKNKVRNLCPELAKLSNLEGLDLSDNPLLASALPVLSGIRKLRELRLYHTDLQEIPIVICKLLHHLELLGLAGNHLKSLPKEIVNQTKLREIHLKQNQFEAFPLELCVLDNLEIIDLDENKLTVIPEEIGNLTKLKKFYVAYNSLPVLPESLCQCTKLSVLDLSYNRLHAVPHTLAELSQMTEVGLSGNPLEKVPHLVCRWTSLHLLYLRNTSLRVLRRCCRRLVGLRFLDLSQNHLERCPLQISALKNLEILALDDNKISQLPSDFGSLSKLKILGLSGNQFSSFPEEILSLESLEKLYIGQDQGAKLTHLPECIRKLQSLKELYVENNHLEELPVSLGSMPNLEILDCRHNLIKQLPDAICQVQALKKLLLEDNLITHLPENLDSLENLKVLTLMDNPMEEPPMEVCTQGSEAVQEYLKKTRIMKIMATKIQAWWRGIMVWRGLGRFEELLKLQKKGKNSPKDKKGKKVAKGKPVKGNKK